TATTACCTGTTTCTGGAGTAGAGTTACAACTTAATAAAGGTCTGAAAATACTATCAGGATCGTTAATATGGACATTTATACCAGTTAAGTAGGTATCATAATCGCCACTGTGTAATTTATTTTTTATTGCTGTTTCACTTAAATTATTGATGCTACTTTTAACGCCAATAGCAGATAAATTAGCTTGAATTAATTCAGCTGTTTTATGGAAGTTAGGGTTAAATACATCTGCCCCGTTTGGTAATAAAATACGCAATGTTTGTGTAAAGTCAAAATCTAACCTTTGTAAGGTTTGCTCTGCTTGTTCCGGGTTATACAGATCATTATCAAAACGAGGCTTTAACGCCCATGATTGTTTACTTAACAATGTTTCTGTTTGAATTGCGCTTTGGAAATAAACCGCATTTAAAATCGTTTCGGTATCTACCGCTTGAGCTAAAGCTTGTCTAACTTGCGCATCTTTTAATTTATCTTGTTTAGTATTAAATGCCCACAGTGAAATATTAGCGGTGGATTTACTATTTAAAGTGATTTTTTTATTTTGACTGATAGTTTCCAACTGGCTGGCTGCAGGGTATGAAATTGCATCACATTCACCGGATAATAATTTGGTATAACGTTTTGTTGCACTAGGGTTAGTAAAGAAAATTAAGTTTTCAATATTGGTCATTGATTGCCAATACAATGCATTTTTTGTATAGCGGATAGTACCGTTATTATCAAAACTCTTAAATTTAAATGGTCCAGTACCAATAGGCTGAAAGTCTATTTTTTCTGGGTGTCCTTCTTTTAATAATTGTTTACCGTATTCTTTAGAGTGAATAACTGCGTAGTGTGCAGCTAAATTAGCTAGCAAAGTTACATCTGGTTTTGATAAAACAAATTCAACAGTATGTTCATCAATTTTGTTTATTGCTGATAACAAATCAGTAAAAGGGTGGTTATAAAAATAATTAACGGCTTGATTATTAACAGTGTGATAAGGATGCATTACATCTCGCATACGATTAAAGCTGAACAATACATCGTCAGCATTTAAGAACCTTGTTGGTTTAAAGTAATCTGTATTATGAAAACTAATATTGTTACGTAATGTAAAGCGGTATCGGAGTTTATCATCACTACGTTCCCAGCTTTTTGCTAGATCAGGTACAAATTCATTGGTTTTAGAGTCAATCTTGACCAATCGGCTAAAGATTTGATGTGTTGTTGCATCTAAGCTGGCGATATCGTCACTTATTTGAGGGTTAAATGACGCTGGCTGACTATCAGTACAATAGATAAGCGTATTTTGTGTCAGCGCTTTATTTTGGTAACAACCACTGAGGCTGGCAATTAAGAACAATAAGCATATTAAACGCATAGTGTTTGCTATTCCATTAGGATAATAAGGTTAATTTAACATTTGATAAGCTGAAATAAAATATTAAATATCAGAAGGATAGGTTAACTCTGTTATTTAATGAAACTAACACAACAAATGCATGACAGTTGAGTTAATTATAATCTAATTTACGCAGTATTTGATAGCATAGCATAATTGCAATTAAAGCAAATACAACACTACCTAATGCTTGTCCTATCAGTATTCCTTGTGCGCCATAATAATAGGCGCCAATACTTACAAATGGGATAGTACCCAAGGACAATTTAGCGAGGTTAAGCATGCTGGCTAATTTGGGGGATCCAACATTATTCAAAAATGACATCGCGACTAAATTCATGGCGACAAAAATAAAACTAATACTAATGTATTGGCAGAAAAATCGAATCATGATGGCAGCCCCATTCTGCGCATTAAATAATGTAACCAAATATTCTTGCAACAAAGAAAGTACTAAGGCTAATACAAACACATATTTAATAATAAAATTAAGAGATTGATTTAATGTTGTTCTGACACGTTTGAATTGTGCTGCCCCAATATTTTGGCTGATAATTGGACCAATTGCACCGGGCATTGCAAATAACATCATAAATACAACAGGTATTAATCTACTGATAATAGCCCAACCTGCTACAAAGCTTGCCCCAAATTTAGCTATTTCATAGGTAATGTAGAGTTGGCTAAGGGGTGTTGCAATCTGTGTTAGCGAAACCGGAATAGCTACCTTAAAAATAAATCGGCTATGTTTTTTTATATCGACTAATCCAATCCGAGTTATAAATTTGGCTTTGACCAATAAATAATATATTGCCAGTAATAACATTGTACTTTTAGCAATTAATGAAGCGAAAGCAGCCCCTTTAAGATCAAGCTCAAAATAAAAAATGAATAAAGGGTCAAGCATAATATTCACCACACCAGCAGTGATGGTGCAATACATGCCTAATTTAGCTTTACCTAGCGAACGTAATGTTGCATTTATTTGCATGCCTAGTGCAACAATGGGGGTAGCAATAAGAGTAATGTTTAAATAATCTTTTGCTGATTGTAATTCGTTTCCCTGGGCACCTAATAACGTTAATAATGTATTAGCATTATAAAAAATAATAAAACTAACCAACAAACTAATAGCAAAGGTGATCATATAACAGGTCATTGCTGCTTGTTTAGCCTGTTGATAATGCTGTTGACCAATCAACCTTGCTACTACAACTGAGTTTGCAATCATCATGGCGATGGTTATAGAGGTGGTAAAAAACAGAATTGCAGCAGCGTATGCAATTGCTGATAAAAGGAGAGGTTGATTTAATAAACTAATAAAATAAATATCCACCAGATCAACGACAAAAAAGACACTCAATCCAATAACATTGGTAAGTGCCATCTTTATAATATGTTCGGAGATATCGCCTTGTGTAAATTTAGCAGCTAACGACACAGTTAATTGACGTATAAATTAGCGAATTTATCTAACAACTGTTCTTGTGATTCTTTATTGTTTGGATCAACGATAATGCAGTTAATGGGGCAAACAGCAACACAAGTAGCCTTTTCATAAAAACCCACACATTCAGTACACAAGTCTGGGTTTATTTCATATATTTCTGCACCAAAGGTGATTGCCTCATTGGGGCACTCTGGATCACACATATCACAGTTGATGCAGCTATCTTCTATTAGCAGTGCCATTTTATAACCAAACCATATTATTTAGAATGTGGGTTACGGGTGTCGTTACCCTGAACAAGATTACGCATTAGCAAGCCGTGGTTTAAATCAATTTCTTTTGGCACTGGAATATATAAAGTGTGGCCAGAACCTGGTGCGACATCGACTAATTCACCTTTACGGTTATGTAACTCTTCTAGTTTAAAGTTGATGTTGCCCAGTGGTGTCATTAATTCTAGTTTGTCACCCACTAAAAACTTGTTTTTAACGTTAACTTCAGCAAGCCCTTGAGCATTACGTCCCATTATTTCGCCCACAAATTGTTGTGTATCACTCACTGAATAACCAACATCGTAATTTTGATATTGATCATGTGTATGACGACTTAAAAAGCCTTCAGTGTACCCTCGATGTGCTAAATTCTCTAAAGAGCTCATTAATGATGGATCGAAAGGGCGTCCAGCTATCGCATCATCCATTGCCTTACGATAAATTTGAGCGGTACGTGCGCAGTAATAAAAACTCTTAGTACGGCCTTCGATTTTTAAGGAATGAACTCCCATCTTCAAAAGACGTTCGACATGTTGAATAGCACGCAAATCCTTTGAGTTCATAATATAAGTGCCGTGCTCATCTTCAAATGCTGGCATATATTCACCAGGACGACCTTGTTCTTGTAATAAAAACATTTGGTCTGTTGTTTGTCCGCTGCCTAACGTAGGCTCAGCAGGCTGGATGGCGACAATATCACCCGTTTCATTTTCTTTGGCTTCATGCGCATCATATTTCCAACGACATGAATTAGTACAAGTACCTTGGTTTGGGTCGCGTTTATTAATATAACCAGATAATAAACAGCGTCCTGAATAAGCCATACATAATGCGCCATGTACAAAGACCTCAATTTCAATTTCAGGGCAGTGATAGCGAATGTCTTCGATTTCATCTAATGAAAGCTCACGTGATAAAATAACGCGTTCAATACCTTGTTGATACCAAAACTTAACCGTTGCCCAATTGACAGCATTAGCCTGTACACTTAAATGAATGGGTATATCAGGAAAAACATCACGTACCATCATGATTAATCCTGGGTCTGACATAATTAAAGCGTCTGGCTTTAAATCGACAACAGGTTTCATGTCGCGAATAAAAGTTTTTAATTTAGAGTTATGAGGCTGTATATTACAAACTACATACAGTTTTTTACCTTGAGCATGCGCTTCATTAATGGCAATCTGTAGTTTTTCGATATTAAATTCGTTATTTCGTACGCGTAAAGAGTAACGTGGTTGACCTGCATAAACGGCATCAGCTCCGTAAGCAAAAGCATACCGCATGTTCTTTAAAGTGCCCGCTGGCGATAATAATTCTGGTTTCATCTGTCTCTCTTAAGTAATAATGAAGGCGTAATATCGAAAAATTGAAGTAAATATACTACTTGTTTTTATAAAAAAGGTGTAGAAGAAGCTGATAAACCTTAACTATTCATAATTAATATCAATAAATTGACGTGAATAGGTTCCTATGACAATAATTCGGTTCACATTTAATAAACGCAACACTATACTACCCAGTAATTTTCTTAATGATAATCAGAGATTTACTCTGGATATCTTTCAACATCGTTTTTAAATATTAGGTTTTACATGGAAATCACAGAAAAGTTTACAAATAACAAACAAATCATTGCCTTCTTAACAGAACAATTTCCGGCTTGCTTCATCGCTGGTTCAGAATCTGCAAAACCATTAAAAATTGGTGTATTCCAAGAATTAGCGGCTCGTTTAGAAAACGAACCACGTGTAAGTAAAACACAGCTTAGAGGTGCCTTACGTCAATATACGATGAGCTGGCGTTATCTTCACTGTGTTAAAGCAGGTGTTAAACGTGTTGACTTAGATGGCGTCGAAGGTGATGAAGTTTCTCAAGAACATGCTGATCACGCTCAGTTATCGTTAAAAGAAAGTAAAGAAAAAGCATTTGCTAATAAAAAGAAAACAGATGCAAATAAAGCACCAGCCCGTGCTGCTAAGAAAGTCTCTGTTCCAAGCCGTAAAAAAGAGGCTCCTAAAAAAGCAGCTAAAAAGCCTGAAATCGACTTAAGCCAATATAAAGAAGCTAATCATAATGAACTAAAAGTGGCACAGTCAGTCAAAGTTCTTTTAGGTAAATCACCTGTTTCAGCAACCGTAGTAGAAATTTTAAAAGAAGAAGTACAAGTACAACTAGACTCAGGAATGGTTGTGAAAGTTAAAGCTAAGCATTTAATCGTATAAAAGGTCTTTTTAATGAAAAAACTCTTTCGTCATGCATTAATTCTCTCTCAGTTATGTTTTGTTGGGGTGGCATTTTCCGCCGCCGATAGTATCTCCATAAAAGATATCCCACAGTTGAAGCAAGAATCTCAACATGCAAAAGTGGCGAAAAGAGTGAGTGACTTATTCAGTCGCTCTCATTACAAATATATTCCTTTGGATGATGAATTATCTGCCAAGGTATTTGACCGCTACATTGAACAATTAGATTTTAATAAACAAATTTTTATGCAAAGTGATATTGATGATATGAAAGAATATCAATTTACCTTTGATGATAATTTGAAATTTGGTCAATTGGATTCTATCTATTCAATTTACCAACTTAATTTAACTCGTCGCTTTGAACGTTTTAATTATGCATTATCTTTATTAGATAATGAGATTAAGTTCGATACAGATGAAGAGTATCAATATGACCGAAGTGATGCCGTGTGGCCTAAAGACAAAGCTGAACTTGATTTGTTATGGCAGACTCGTGTTAAGTCAGATGCGCTAACATTAAAGCTGTCGGGTAAAAAATGGCCAGAAATTAAAACGTTATTAACTAAACGTTATAATTATGCACTTAAGCATTTGACGCAAACAGAAAGTGAAGATGTTTTTCAAACCTTCATGAATGCCTATGCTTACACAATTGAACCTCATACAAGTTACTTATCTCCTCGTAATGCTGAACGTTTTAAAATGGAAATGAACCTTTCTTTGGAAGGTATTGGTGCCGTTTTACAACTTGAAGATGATTACACTGTTGTACGCAGCCTAGTACCTGGAGGTCCTGCGGATAAATCTAAACTATTGTCAAAAAATGACAAAATAATTGGTGTCGGCCAAAAAGGCGAAAAAATTGTTGATGTTGTTGGGTGGCGTTTAGATGATATCGTTGAACTGATTAAAGGGCCAAAAGGCACGACAGTGCAATTACAAATTTTATCGGGAAAAGCCGGTGATATTAATAAAGTAATCAATATTGTTCGAGAAGAAATTCATCTTGAAGATAGAGAAGCTAAATCATCAGTTGAAGTGATTGATGGTGAGAATATTGGTGTTATCACTATCCCAAGTTTCTATATTAACCTCAGTGAAGATGTTGACCGCGAATTAGCAGCATTAGCGAAAAAAGACGTTAAAGGTATTGTGATTGATTTACGTAACAATGGCGGCGGCGCATTAAGTGAAGCAACATTGTTAACGGGCTTATTCATAAAAACAGGCCCTGTTGTACAAGTAAGAGACAGTCGCCAACAAATATCAGTACAAGTTGATGATGATGATTCCATTTCTTACGATGGTCCTTTAACCGTATTAATTAATCGTAATAGTGCATCTGCTTCTGAAATATTCGCTGCTGCACTACAAGATTACGGTCGAGCTATTATTATTGGTGAGCAAAGTTATGGTAAAGGTACTGTGCAACAACATCGTCGTATCGCTCGTTATTACGATACAAATCAAGATGCTGTAGGGTCAGTCCAATATACGATTGCAAAATTTTATCGAATTAATGGCGGAAGTACACAAAATAAAGGGGTAATTCCTGATATTACTTTCCCAACTGCGATCGACCCTAAAGATACAGGTGAAAGTTTAGCGAAGAACGCGCTACCGTGGGATAATGTTAAATCAGCAAAATACAAAAAAGTAGATGATCTGCAAGAAAAAATAAAAGAGTTAACATTAGATCATAAGAAACGTATTAAAAACGAAATTGAATTTAGTTATTTAGCGAATGATATCAATGAATATTTACTTGAAAAAGATAAAACGAGTATTTCATTAGTTGAAAAAGACCGTGTTGCTGAACGAGAAGCAAATGAAACTGATAACTTAAAACGAACTAACGAGCGTCTTAAACGTGCTGGACTCAAAGAAGTTAAATCATTAGATGATCTTCCTGATGATTTTGAACCTGTTGATTCATTTTTAATTGAAGCTGGCCACATCACTTTGGATTATGCCAATCTATAGATAATTGTTCGGTATTAAAATAAAGCCGACTTCTATAGTCGGCTTTTTTATTTTAGTAGGAATTGATTATGTTTAAACCTTGGTTAGATAAATACCCACCTGGTATTAATAGCAAAATAAACGAAAACACGTTGATCAACTTGGTTGATATGTTTGAACACTCATTCGATGAATATGCAGATCACATTGCTTTTATCAATATGGATGAAACGTTAACTTACAGAGAATTAGAGTCACAATCCCGCGATATAGCGACTTACCTTCAACAGACCTCTCAATTATCAAAGGGTGATCGTGTTGCAGTAATGATGCCAAACCTTTTACAATACCCTATTATTCTACTCGGAATATTAAGATCAGGCTTAGTCGCTGTTAACGTAAATCCCTTATATACCGCCTCAGAATTAAAACATCAACTTAACGACTCCAGTGCTAAAGCCATATTTATCGTTTCTAATTATGCACAGACATTAGAAAGTATTGTTAAAGAGACAGACATTGAACATGTGGTGCTAACTAAAATTGGTGATGCATTGCCATTGATGAAACGTAAATTTGTTAACTTTATCGTCGCTTACGTAAAAAAAATGGTGCCTAAATTTAAGTTACCAAGTGCAAAGAGTTATAGGAATGCATTAAAAGAGGGCGCAAAAGGTCAATATATTCGTCCTGTTATTAACTTGGATGACATCGCATTTATACAATATACCGGTGGCACAACTGGGTTATCTAAAGGCGCTGTAATGTCTCATCGAAATATGGCTGCAAGCCTTGCACAAGCAGATGCAGTCTTTGGCTTAACCATTGAGCAAGAAACAGAAATGATTGTTACTGCATTACCTCTTTATCATGCTTTTGCGTTAACCGTGAACTGCCTGTTCTTTATTAAAAGAGGCGCTACCAACTTACTCATTACCAATCCACGCGACTTAGATACCTTCATTAAAACCTTGAGTAAATATAGATTTACTTACTTTACTGCGCTTAATACATTGTTTAATGCGTTATTAAATCACCCTAAAATAAATACCGTTGATTTTTCTCATTTAAAAATTACGTTAGCGGGTGGGATGGCAACTCAAACAAAGGTTGCTAAGCAATGGAAAGAAGTCACAGGAAGTACAGTGATTGAAGGATATGGATTAACTGAATGTGCACCGATGGTTAGTGTTAATGCTTATAATGTCGATGTACATGATGGGTCTATCGGGCTTCCTATGCCAGGGACTGATTTACGATTAATAAATGATAAAAATGAGATTGTCGATACCGTTAATAGTGTCGGTGAAATCGAAATTAAAGGTCCGCAAGTCATGGTCGGTTATTGGAATAGCCCTGGCGAAACCGACGATGCATTTAATGATGGTTGGTTTAAAAGTGGTGATATAGGCTTGTTTAATGAAGATGGGCTACTGTATTTGGTTGATCGTAAAAAAGACATGATATTAGTGTCTGGTTTTAATGTTTACCCTAATGAAATAGAAGATATAGTGGTTCAATTGGACGGAGTACTTGAAGCGGCAGTTATTGGTATTGAAGATGAAGCAACGGGAGAAAGAGTTAAATTGTTCGTTGTATTAAATGATCATAAAGTGACTGTTACAACTATTAAAACACATTGTGCTAAGTATCTAACGCGCTATAAACAGCCTAAACAAATAGAAATTGTTACCGAGTTGCCTAAAAATAATGTCGGAAAAGTATTACGTCGTTTATTAAAAGAAAGATAAGTATTTAATTAAAGGACCTATATTAAGGGCTTATATTAAAGGACTATATTAAGGAAAAGTGTCGTAAGAGTTAATTTGTATTGATGATAAATTAACTCTTAAAACAACTTTTTTACAGCATTAGTAATGAGCTATTCAAGATAAAATTATTCAATCTTTTATTGTTGATAATAATCTATCGGTAGAATTACTAACCCGACTCCCTCAGAATTCGCATCAACAAAACTTAAATTTGTATACCAATCGCCTACATCAAAACGCTGTCCTGCTTGTTCATTGACGGTAAAGTCATGGACAAAAGCTTGATGGGTATGACCGTGTATTAAACGTTGTACTCCATGAAACTCCATTAAGCGAGTAACTTCTTGCTCTGTTACCCCCATCATATTAGTATTTTTATACACTTTTTTAGATTGACTGGCCGTGCGAATTTTCCATCCAATACGTTTACGCAACTTTAACGGTAAACAGTTAAATATAAATTGTAATATGGGATTATGAATCACTTTGCGCATACGTTGATAGTTTTTATCGAACAAACAAAGCGTGTCGCCGTGCATAATTAATGTTTTTGTACCGTACAAATCTATTTCAGTGTGTTCAGGTAACAATGTCATTGAAGCTTGTTTTGCATAATGCTTACCGATCATAAAATCACGGTTACCGTGTATATAGAATATCTTCGCATTATTCTTTTTAGCAAAACTAGTGAGCTTTTGCGCAACTTCATCCATCAAAGGTGTATGTTCATCATCTCCGATCCATACCTCAAACATATCACCTAAAATATAAAGTGTTTCTGCATTGGTTGCTTCTTTTTCGAGAAAAGCAAAAAGGGCATCGGTTATATGACGATGATTCTCGCTGAGATGTAAATCTGCAATGAATAAAGTGCGCATAATAACTACGCTACTGTAACGCTAGTGATAACAACATCATCTAGTGGCACATCTTGATGTACGTAATGTGCGTTACCTGTTGCAACACCTTTGATTTTATCTACTACATCTTCGCCTGCGGTTACTTTAGCAAATACACAGTAACCCCATCCATCAGTCGTTTCTGATTTAAAATCTAAGAATTTGTTATCGCCAACATTGATGAAAAATTGTGCTGAAGCTGAATGTGGTTCCATCGTACGAGCCATTGCAACAGAATACTTCACATTTGATAAACCGTTATTTGCTTCATTTTTAATTGGTTTTTGGCTATCTTTTTCTTCCATACCTGGTGCAAAACCGCCACCTTGAACCATGAAACCATCGATGACACGGTGGAAAATGGTATTGTCGTAATGGCCACTTGTTGCATATTTAATAAAGTTAGCAACCGTTTTAGGTGCTTTTTCTTCGTTCATTTCTAATGTGATGTCGCCAAAATTTGTATGTAAAGTAATCATTATAAAATCCTATCCTAAAAAGAGCCTTATTGTACCTTAATACCAATGAAATTAAAAAGATGGTCAATCCTACCTGTTAAAATTAATCGTAATTGAGTGATGATTTTTCAAGGGAAATCGTTAACTTTTGTCTTTCATACTTGGTTAATATTAATTTTGTAGCATAATAGTTGAGCAGTTGATGCTTTCATTTTATTTAAGCTGTTAATTCACAAATACAAAGCGTGAATTTGTTACTTTAGCAGGTTAGAATAAACCTTTTTACAGTAATCGCATTGGATGGAAAATGTTAAAAATATATAACACACTAACCCGTAGTAAAGAACAATTTAAACCCCTTGTTGAAGGCAAAGTGGGGATGTATGTGTGTGGTGTTACCATTTACGATTATTGTCATATAGGTCATGGCCGTACGTTTGTCGCTTTTGATACCGTTGCGCGTTATTTACGCTTCAGTGGATACGATTTAAATTTCATTCGTAATATCACCGATGTTGATGACAAAATAATAAAACGTGCAAATGAAAATGGTGAAACTTGCGACCAATTAACCGCTCGATTTACTGATGCAATGCATGCCGATTTTGATGCATTAAATATGATCAGACCAGATATTGAACCTCGTGTAACTGACCATATGCCTGAAGTCATAGAAATGGTAGAAGCATTGATTGCTAAAAATCATGCGTATGTTGCTGAATCGGGCGATGTACTTTTCTCTGTTTCATCTTTTCCTGAATATGGTCAATTAAGCGGACAAAATCTAGAAATGCTACAAGCTGGATCTCGTGTTGAAGTAGAAGACAGTAAACACGATCCGCTTGATTTTGTTTTATGGAAAATGGCTAAACCTGGTGAACCAGCGTGGTCATCTCCATGGGGAGAAGGGCGTCCTGGTTGGCATATAGAATGTTCTGCAATGAATAAAAAACACTTAGGTGAAGTCTTTGATATTCATGGTGGCGGTTCGGACTTAAGCTTCCCACATCATGAAAATGAAATTGCACAGTCATGTTGTGCACATCACGGTCAATACGTTAATACTTGGATGCATTCAGGTATGGTACAAGTCGATAAAGTTAAAATGTCTAAATCTCTTAATAACTTTTTTACGATTAAAGATGTATTAGATGTGTATGACAGTGAATCAGTGCGTTATTTCTTAATCTCTGGTCATTACCGTAGCCAATTAAATTACTCTGAAGATAATTTAAAGCAAGCTAGAGCAAGCC
Above is a genomic segment from Psychromonas sp. L1A2 containing:
- a CDS encoding ABC transporter substrate-binding protein → MRLICLLFLIASLSGCYQNKALTQNTLIYCTDSQPASFNPQISDDIASLDATTHQIFSRLVKIDSKTNEFVPDLAKSWERSDDKLRYRFTLRNNISFHNTDYFKPTRFLNADDVLFSFNRMRDVMHPYHTVNNQAVNYFYNHPFTDLLSAINKIDEHTVEFVLSKPDVTLLANLAAHYAVIHSKEYGKQLLKEGHPEKIDFQPIGTGPFKFKSFDNNGTIRYTKNALYWQSMTNIENLIFFTNPSATKRYTKLLSGECDAISYPAASQLETISQNKKITLNSKSTANISLWAFNTKQDKLKDAQVRQALAQAVDTETILNAVYFQSAIQTETLLSKQSWALKPRFDNDLYNPEQAEQTLQRLDFDFTQTLRILLPNGADVFNPNFHKTAELIQANLSAIGVKSSINNLSETAIKNKLHSGDYDTYLTGINVHINDPDSIFRPLLSCNSTPETGNSSNWCSINTQVLLDQSLTESNFAQRIKNYYHIQDEVFKERPYLPIAHVLRLDAISKSILNVEVNPLTGINFQNAIKQDLN
- a CDS encoding MATE family efflux transporter, which codes for MSLAAKFTQGDISEHIIKMALTNVIGLSVFFVVDLVDIYFISLLNQPLLLSAIAYAAAILFFTTSITIAMMIANSVVVARLIGQQHYQQAKQAAMTCYMITFAISLLVSFIIFYNANTLLTLLGAQGNELQSAKDYLNITLIATPIVALGMQINATLRSLGKAKLGMYCTITAGVVNIMLDPLFIFYFELDLKGAAFASLIAKSTMLLLAIYYLLVKAKFITRIGLVDIKKHSRFIFKVAIPVSLTQIATPLSQLYITYEIAKFGASFVAGWAIISRLIPVVFMMLFAMPGAIGPIISQNIGAAQFKRVRTTLNQSLNFIIKYVFVLALVLSLLQEYLVTLFNAQNGAAIMIRFFCQYISISFIFVAMNLVAMSFLNNVGSPKLASMLNLAKLSLGTIPFVSIGAYYYGAQGILIGQALGSVVFALIAIMLCYQILRKLDYN
- a CDS encoding YfhL family 4Fe-4S dicluster ferredoxin; the protein is MALLIEDSCINCDMCDPECPNEAITFGAEIYEINPDLCTECVGFYEKATCVAVCPINCIIVDPNNKESQEQLLDKFANLYVN
- the trhP gene encoding prephenate-dependent tRNA uridine(34) hydroxylase TrhP, whose amino-acid sequence is MKPELLSPAGTLKNMRYAFAYGADAVYAGQPRYSLRVRNNEFNIEKLQIAINEAHAQGKKLYVVCNIQPHNSKLKTFIRDMKPVVDLKPDALIMSDPGLIMMVRDVFPDIPIHLSVQANAVNWATVKFWYQQGIERVILSRELSLDEIEDIRYHCPEIEIEVFVHGALCMAYSGRCLLSGYINKRDPNQGTCTNSCRWKYDAHEAKENETGDIVAIQPAEPTLGSGQTTDQMFLLQEQGRPGEYMPAFEDEHGTYIMNSKDLRAIQHVERLLKMGVHSLKIEGRTKSFYYCARTAQIYRKAMDDAIAGRPFDPSLMSSLENLAHRGYTEGFLSRHTHDQYQNYDVGYSVSDTQQFVGEIMGRNAQGLAEVNVKNKFLVGDKLELMTPLGNINFKLEELHNRKGELVDVAPGSGHTLYIPVPKEIDLNHGLLMRNLVQGNDTRNPHSK
- the proQ gene encoding RNA chaperone ProQ, yielding MEITEKFTNNKQIIAFLTEQFPACFIAGSESAKPLKIGVFQELAARLENEPRVSKTQLRGALRQYTMSWRYLHCVKAGVKRVDLDGVEGDEVSQEHADHAQLSLKESKEKAFANKKKTDANKAPARAAKKVSVPSRKKEAPKKAAKKPEIDLSQYKEANHNELKVAQSVKVLLGKSPVSATVVEILKEEVQVQLDSGMVVKVKAKHLIV
- the prc gene encoding carboxy terminal-processing peptidase, producing the protein MKKLFRHALILSQLCFVGVAFSAADSISIKDIPQLKQESQHAKVAKRVSDLFSRSHYKYIPLDDELSAKVFDRYIEQLDFNKQIFMQSDIDDMKEYQFTFDDNLKFGQLDSIYSIYQLNLTRRFERFNYALSLLDNEIKFDTDEEYQYDRSDAVWPKDKAELDLLWQTRVKSDALTLKLSGKKWPEIKTLLTKRYNYALKHLTQTESEDVFQTFMNAYAYTIEPHTSYLSPRNAERFKMEMNLSLEGIGAVLQLEDDYTVVRSLVPGGPADKSKLLSKNDKIIGVGQKGEKIVDVVGWRLDDIVELIKGPKGTTVQLQILSGKAGDINKVINIVREEIHLEDREAKSSVEVIDGENIGVITIPSFYINLSEDVDRELAALAKKDVKGIVIDLRNNGGGALSEATLLTGLFIKTGPVVQVRDSRQQISVQVDDDDSISYDGPLTVLINRNSASASEIFAAALQDYGRAIIIGEQSYGKGTVQQHRRIARYYDTNQDAVGSVQYTIAKFYRINGGSTQNKGVIPDITFPTAIDPKDTGESLAKNALPWDNVKSAKYKKVDDLQEKIKELTLDHKKRIKNEIEFSYLANDINEYLLEKDKTSISLVEKDRVAEREANETDNLKRTNERLKRAGLKEVKSLDDLPDDFEPVDSFLIEAGHITLDYANL
- a CDS encoding AMP-binding protein, with product MFKPWLDKYPPGINSKINENTLINLVDMFEHSFDEYADHIAFINMDETLTYRELESQSRDIATYLQQTSQLSKGDRVAVMMPNLLQYPIILLGILRSGLVAVNVNPLYTASELKHQLNDSSAKAIFIVSNYAQTLESIVKETDIEHVVLTKIGDALPLMKRKFVNFIVAYVKKMVPKFKLPSAKSYRNALKEGAKGQYIRPVINLDDIAFIQYTGGTTGLSKGAVMSHRNMAASLAQADAVFGLTIEQETEMIVTALPLYHAFALTVNCLFFIKRGATNLLITNPRDLDTFIKTLSKYRFTYFTALNTLFNALLNHPKINTVDFSHLKITLAGGMATQTKVAKQWKEVTGSTVIEGYGLTECAPMVSVNAYNVDVHDGSIGLPMPGTDLRLINDKNEIVDTVNSVGEIEIKGPQVMVGYWNSPGETDDAFNDGWFKSGDIGLFNEDGLLYLVDRKKDMILVSGFNVYPNEIEDIVVQLDGVLEAAVIGIEDEATGERVKLFVVLNDHKVTVTTIKTHCAKYLTRYKQPKQIEIVTELPKNNVGKVLRRLLKER
- a CDS encoding UDP-2,3-diacylglucosamine diphosphatase, whose translation is MRTLFIADLHLSENHRHITDALFAFLEKEATNAETLYILGDMFEVWIGDDEHTPLMDEVAQKLTSFAKKNNAKIFYIHGNRDFMIGKHYAKQASMTLLPEHTEIDLYGTKTLIMHGDTLCLFDKNYQRMRKVIHNPILQFIFNCLPLKLRKRIGWKIRTASQSKKVYKNTNMMGVTEQEVTRLMEFHGVQRLIHGHTHQAFVHDFTVNEQAGQRFDVGDWYTNLSFVDANSEGVGLVILPIDYYQQ
- a CDS encoding peptidylprolyl isomerase, with translation MITLHTNFGDITLEMNEEKAPKTVANFIKYATSGHYDNTIFHRVIDGFMVQGGGFAPGMEEKDSQKPIKNEANNGLSNVKYSVAMARTMEPHSASAQFFINVGDNKFLDFKSETTDGWGYCVFAKVTAGEDVVDKIKGVATGNAHYVHQDVPLDDVVITSVTVA